The Penicillium digitatum chromosome 6, complete sequence genome contains the following window.
ATCTGAGAATAGATGTAAAGAGCTTTTTGAAAACAAATATTTCGAGTGTTGTTCAGCATTCAGTGGTCAAGACAGGGCTGTTGTTTGTCGCAGGGCAAAGATGCGGCGTGGCCCTTTGGAGAAAGTTGGAGCTCACGCTGGCCAATGACATCCCTCTCCGCCTGGCAACCTCTCCTTCGCGGCCCCTTCAACTTTCCATCCCCCACTTGCAGCCACCACTGATTTATTGTTTAGGTTCAAAGGAGGCACTTCTGTGATTCTTATTCTGCCTCAATATGGCAATTCAAGGGGCTGAGCAGACCATCCTTAGGGATCCGGCGCTATTGTGAGAGAACATGATTCGATCAAGCGGAAGTTGGACTGACCATTTTCTTATAGCTATTGGATTCTCTTTCCCATTTCAATTGTTATGGTATAATTTATACCCAGTGCTTGAAGCTTAAATTTTTTGCGATGCCTTTGAGCCTGAAAGCTGACTACTCTTCTTGAATAGATACTGACCGGAATCGTTCGCCACTATGCCACGGTCCTGATGAACACGCCCCCAAAATCGCCGTCTACTCTTGCTGAGTCTCGCGAGCGCCTTGCTCTTCTGCGCGGTGTGAATCTCCGCAACAATGCCTGCTCCGTGCTCGACCGAGAGTCCTTCGAGATGCGCAAGACCTACATGGTTACTGGATTCCGCAACGGCGCATTTCTAAAGGACCCCAACAACCGTGGCCAACCGCCCGCTAACCCCATGACCGATCCTGCCGGCATGGAAGCTATGATGGGAATGCTGAAGGGAaacatgatgatgatgatccCGCAAACCTTGATCATGAGCTGGATCAATGCCTTCTTCTCTGGCTTTGTCATCTGTATGTTGCGTTTTAATGTAAATGGACATATTCAAAATGCTTACAAATTCCGCAGTGAAATTACCCTTCCCGCTTACCATCCGCTTCAAGTCGATGCTGCAGTCAGGTGTCATGACTCGCGACCTTGATGTGCAATGGGTCTCTAGTCTTTCGTGGTATTTCCTCAACTTGATGGGCCTTCAGTCCGTTTTTGGATTCATCCTCGGCAGTGATAACTGTATGTATCTCTCTCACCCCTTGCCAATAAAAACTGCCATTAAAACTCTATAGCTGCCAACCAAATGGCCCAGCAGATGGGCATGGCTAACCCTGCCGCAATGGTCAACCCGCTCCAGCCCGGCCAAGATCCCGATAAGCTGTATCTGAGCGAAGCGGAGAATTTGGAAGTGATGGAGCACTTCTGCATTCTCGATGGAGTGGAAGAGAGAATCTTGCAAAACTTTGCTCCTGCGGGGATCTAATCTCCCTTCTGACGTTGCAAGTGATGTCTAGTGTAGGTGTATACAACTGTCTTGAGGTCATCGCTGGCTTAGGATAGCATAAAAATTAGAATGTGCCATGTTTCTTAATAGGCCAAAATCTTGTAGATCTTTCGCTCGTGTTCTTGAATGCTTCATGTTGCACAATTTCCATAATTCGTAGTAACTCATAACCAATCACTCTCGACAGTAGTTTATGACATCATTCAAGATCCAAACTTCTCCATTATGGACCTTCTCCGCAATTGAATCAACTTCAATGTTGCCAGGTTGGATCTATAGATAGTCAGTTACCATACGAAGGACCAGCAGAGAAAGACTTACAAAGATCTTGTCGCCCTCCTTCGTCCACTTCAACTTCTCCCCTGCAAGCGTCTCAACCTCTTCCCCAACCCTCCAAGGACTAGCAGGGATGAGATGGGCCTCCACAAATCGCTGGAGATTCCGCTTGGCCCGGTCTTGACCATCCTGGCCCTCATATGCATTTATTTCTCCGAACTTCCTGTAGTCCTCTGGATTCTCCCAGGGCTTTCTCGGAAGAGCCTGGATTGCACTATTCCGTGGTGCTAGAACTGTTAAATTCTTGGACGCATCGTTAAGTCGACTGGCGATCGGATCAAAGTCACGGGTCAACCGAGCAAATATATTGATGCCCTTGGTCTTGGGCAGGACGTCTGAGATAATGGGGCCACCGCTGACTTTTGAGTTCACATCCTCATCCGGAGCCGTCTTCTGCGGCTGGACAATACCGGGGAGTATCTTTTCCATCATTGATTGATGCTCTTTGTGCTCGAGAGATAGTTGCTGTTGACGTGGGGGAAAGGGATATGATAGGCCCCAGAGTGCAGATGCTGAGCTAGCGAGAAATAGGGTAAACAAAATGGATGCTGTTAGTCGATTCGATCCCATGCTGCGGGTGGGTTGGAGCTTTCTTGCTGCCAATGACACTAGACAGAGAAGCAGGTCTCACTACAGCCATGACGCAATGGGCCTTGACACGTGACGTGGAGAGCGATAGCACAATCACCTGACTCTTATCGATAAGGGTTTCCGTCACAAGAAATTGGCCGATGCGATCTCGGTCTTGCCCCCGCAATCTACTCGTCTGGCGCTCCTTATTGATTCGGTTGGTATCATGTCGGCTCTCCAGACGTTTATGCTGGTCGTGGACCACGACAAAGAAGAAGCCAAGCGTATTGCTGAGGGAATTGCGCATGGTATGCTAATTCGCCCCGCACTCAAGATCACTTCAAGCCGTTGTATCATTAACAGAGGTGATTATAGATGTTGAGACTAAAAAGGTGACTCTGATCGATACTGTACAATCTCTGGGGGAATATATCAACGACGAAGACCCGGTTTTACGTGGAAAAGCGATTTCCTACCTTACGGCCATCATCCAAGCTCTCTCGCCGAAATGCCTCTCGAGACAACAGATTCAAGTTTTGACTACATTCTTCTGTGATAGAATTGAGGATGGAGGCGCCATTGATGGCTTGCAGGCACTCCAGGGCCTGGACAGGTTCAACAAGTTTTTGGCTACCCAAGTAGCACAAGCGTAGGTGCTTTACTTTTTGGTTGCATGCGTCATCCTTTTGTTCGTCAGGGATGAAGCTTAACCCAATGATGACCCCGTGCTAATTTACTGATCTAGACTTTTCTCCAACTTCCAAGACCTCCAGTCTCGGTCTCAAACACAAAGATTCCATGTCTATCAATTGCTCAATGATTTGATGTCGAACCACCGCGGAGCCATGCGTGATATGGGAGATATCTCGCTTCTGGGTGTTGTTGATATCATGACAGGAGAGAAAGACCCGAGGAACTTGATGATTGTTTTCTCGATCCTGAAAGTGGTCATGGTGGAATGGGACATCTCGAATCATGTTGAGGTATGTACAATTATTCCAAGGTTGCAGATTCCGCTAATATTAGGCAGACCCTATTCGACTCGGTATATAACTACTTCCCGATCACATTCCGACCCCCGCCCAATGATCCCTATGGAATCACTGCGCAGGATCTGAAGGGCCGTCTTCAAGAATGTATCTCTTCGACAAGGCATTTTGCACCCCATGCTATCCCTGCCCTATTGGACAAGCTTGACTCTACTTCTCCAAACGTAAAGGTAAGATTGCTCAATGCACCGCGATTTTGTAGTCATCTAACAGATCTGTAGAAAGATGCACTTAATACACTGATCGCATGTATCCAATCATACGACCCCAACACAGTGTCCAAGTTTTCCATTACCATATGGGAAGTCCTCAAGTTTGAGATAATCAATGCCCAAGAGGAGTTCTTTTCTGAAAGCTCACTCAAGGCTTTGCAGATAATCGCCAAAAGGCTGTCTGAAGGAGTTACTGAAGTGTCACAAGAACTGCCTCTTGCAAAGTTCCTTCAGCCAATCATAAAGGAATGCAATGAGCAACTCAAGGAGCCTCAAAACAAGAAGGCCAAGCCGGCCCAATCGATCCTCAGCTGTGTGTCTGCTGCTTCACCCGTTTCCTTTATCCTTGTTGTACAAACAGTTGTGCCTCCGATTTTCACACTTTATCAAGAAGCGGACGGAATCGTCAAACAAAGGGCACTTCTCGAaactctgaatttcttgtTCGAAGCTGCTACAACCGTATTTGGACAGTGGGCCACCCGAGGTGGGGAGGCTGCTGTCGAAAACCCACTGCTCGAATTTAAAGACCAATTTTCGGACCTTTATGGTCAGGCATTGATGGGTGCAGCCAAGGAAGAGGTCTCCTTCCGGGTTACTGCCTTGAAGGGCTTCTTGCTTCTCTCCAATTTGCGTCATTTCTTCCAGGAGAATGAGATTGGGCTTTTTGTGCAATACCTTGACGAAATCATTCTCAAGGAGGAGTCTGTGGGCCGGAATGATCTCAAGAAAGAAGCAATTGCTGCTCTTGCTGAAATTTCCAAGCACAAGCCCCGCCTGATTGTGGATATCACTTTCCCTGCGTTTGTGGCAACTCTGccagaggaagatgaaggtTCCGATGCCCTGTATCTGCCAACGCTTGAGACTCTTGCTCAGATCAGTGTCGAGAGGGACATTTTCGAAACACTTTTCCGTCGTCTGTTTAGCAAATTGTCCGTTCTGCTGCAAAAGGAGCAACCCGGGTCAGTTGCTTACCCACGTGCAATTCTCACTACTTTGCTTTATGTTATGCAACAGAGGAACATGGAACAAGACCAGAGTGTGGATTTGTACTTCGACAAAGTTGTGATTGGACTCTGCCGCGATGTCGCAGCATCAGCCTCTGGCAAGGCAAAGAACCGGATTCTCAACGATCCTACCGTGCTTGACACTTTGGGTCGACTTTGCAACCTCCTTGTGCGATCTGTTTCCATTCAGAAGCAGGAACAAGTTGCTGAAAATGTCTACAGCCTCTTCTCTACAGCTGAAGAGTTTGCTCCTATTCCGTTCACCCAGACTGTAAATGCGGATCAAGAACGTACGATCATTATCTCAACATACCTGCTTGCGGGAATATCCAAGGACTGCAGCAACAAAATCCCGCACACCAACCCAGACATGTCGGGTTTGCTGTTGGATCTGGTCCATCGTTCAGTCTCGAGCACCGAACCAGCAATACACCAAGCCTACCTGCGTCACCTAGCCTTGCTCGTCAACAAGTTCCTGTCAAAGCAGGATGTGTCGATCGCCGAGAAACTCTTGGATTCTCTCTTCCAAGGCCAGGACACTACATCAAAGAGCCTTAACCCTGCAACCATCCGCACTATTCTGTGGCTATCCAAAGCCTTGATCCTCCGCCTAGCCCCTACAATCACCCACATCATAACCTCCCTCCTCGCCCTTGTCTCCTCCCCAGACCAGCAAACCAGCGCGATAGCAGCACAAGGGTTCTCCATAATCCTTGGCGAAGATGACATTCTTTCCGCAACCAACGGCGCCACAATTCGCCTCCTTTGCAGACAGCGTCTCTTCACTACAGTCATCCCTTTGATCTCATCTCGCATCCGTGAAGTGAACATCGCCGGAACAGATGACTCTGCCGCCACCCCAAAGGCGCCTGATCACATCAAATCAGCCCACCTTACCGCCCTGGCGGGTATTCTCTCTACAATCCCCACAGCCCTAGTCATGCCAGAACTCCCAACCCTGCTCCCTCTTCTCCTGCAATCCCTCGACCTCCAAACTGCCGGCTCCGTCGCCGTCCGCACAGCAACACTTGATACCTTGGCCGTTATTATTCGCGATAACGGCGTCGCCGTCATCGACCAGTGCGGCCACATCCAGAGTCTTGTCACGAGACTCCTGAAAACAACCGCTATAAACATAGGCCCTGGCACTGTTAGCAGCCCCCGTCTCCGCGTGGATGCTTTGAAATGTCTCAATCTCCTCGCTACGCACCAGGTGCCCGGCGCTGCGGCTAACGCGCGTCCGCCGCCGGGTATCTCGCCTCTCTTGCCTGTCAAGACTCAGGTTCTGAGGTCCTTGCGGGTGGTTCTAGATGATCCCAAGCGTGATGTGCGCAAGGCGGCGGTTGATGCTAGAGCCGCTTGGCTGCGTGGTGTGGACGATGCACCGGAAGATGAATGATGGTGATTATTCTCGggttaaaaagaaaaacaaactCGCATCAAGATTAGAGGGTTTCTATATACATTGAGCATAGATTGAAGTTCTCCAGCATGCATTCTACATGGTATTTCTAAAGTGAGGGCAACTTCAGCATCCGTGTAGAAAGAGTCACTTACGAGGCACGTGACGTGCTGACCCTAATTGATCTATAGGACCGTGAGGCAGTAGGCTCAGTTTTTGCCCGTCCAGTTCCCTTCACAAAGACCTTGGATCCGCAGATCAAAAATCCATAGGAATACCCATGGAATGTTTGAATGTGTATTGAGTACTAAACACGGTCCGATGACCCTTCAACTGCCCCTAAAAGCAGGAGCGTAGGAGCAGACCCTACAAAAATCCCTGAGTACAGCGTTGGGTGAATCCTACAATACCTTCACAGAGGAGCAAAAATGGCAGTTTTAAAATAAGCACCACGACATCGCTTATAACGAGCGTCAGAGAGTTTGTCGTAGAAATCGATGCTAGAGATAGAGATAGCAGCACGACGAGAAATTGTGTGGCTCCGGAGTTATGTGCCTTCGTAGAGGCAAAAGATTAGTTCACTCGTGTTGTGAAAATACATTTTAGCTCTAATCTGATGAACTAGCGTCGTAGTATCCCCTTCAAACTTCCCGGAGCCTTCGACACAATGAGGGCCAGACTATCAAGTAAACCGACACCCCCTCTCTCTTCTATCGTCTCCTCGGTGTTGGCGAGTAGACAATGCATAAGTTTGTCTCAGGCTGTGTTGCAATTTTATCTACACCGTTAGATAACAGAGCCCTAGGCGCGCTGGCCGTCTTCGTGGAGATGTCGCTCGATTTGGTCGGCATCGTTGACTTGGACGCTGGAAAAAGTGTCTGCACCGGAGTGAATTGAGAAGGTGAGTGAGTTCATTCGTCCTTTTGAATGATGAATTTTGGAGTGGGATTTGATGGTGGGATGGAGGAAAAAGCATAGCGCAGGACATTCTGACGCCAGCTTCTTTGCCTCGCACTGAATGACAGCCTGGGTATCAGGGCAAGGCTCGCAAATGCTATGCATGAGAAGGGTAAGGGTATGTAGCTAAAAATTCATAGGTTATAACTAATTAGGAAGGGGGAAGTCAAGCTTTCTAAAGTCAATGGGAGCTTGGAAACATGCATGGCTAACGGCAGGGATAGCAGTAGACCGTGCGGGCCGTGGCCATGGACGCATTTCTACATTTCAAAGTCTTCTACGGAGCAAAGGGCCGATCTAAATAAGCTCATTAACCACAGGGCGATTCTTTAAATATCAAAAAATGTTTTATCATCTTGGTGTTAGCTCAAATGCAACTTCATATCGTCCGGGTACACATATGAACCCAGGAATCAAACGACAGGCAAGAATGAATCTGTTCCATTTCCTTTCTTACCCCTAATTCCGTCTTGATCCTCCCCACCTCATCACCACATGTGTTTTCCCTCAAATTCAGCCGTTGAAACCCAGGGTACTGATTGTTTCACCGAGGAAGCGGGCGACTCCTTGAAAGTAGCTGTGTCGGCGCTGCTGCGGTCCTTCGACGTGTTCGTACGCTGCTCAACACTAGCAGGACCTCTGTTCCAGAAACCCACGGCATCGATTTTCTGCACGACAGCTTTGCCAAGTTGGAACATTGCTCCAATTCCCGAGTAACCGACTTCGGCTCCAAGAGTACTCAGCCCCTGGTTCGCAGTATGGGGGAAAATATTTGTGATGTCTGTACCGAGGAGATCTGTTGCACACCAGGACTCGTTGCGCTCACCAGGTTCAATGAAAGAATTTGATTTCAGTATGCCGTTCACTTTGCTGCTGAAAATCGAGGCTTGCCACCACTGCTTTCCATCTCTGACCATTGTGCCAAGCGGGGCGTTCTGCAAAACCATGATACCTGGATCGAATATGGAGGGAATGGCAAGGAGTTCTTGAGATTCGCTGATTTGGAGAAACAAGTGCTTGCTTTTTTCCGACAGGGAGGGGTGAAGGCTCCACCGTTCCATGAACACCTTCTCaattttgattttggacGCAGGCGGAAGACGGACCAGCATACGAAGCTGTGTGTTGTTTGGCTCTACCCGGATGCTTTTCGCCATATTTCGTGCAGCTTCATCAAGCTCGGGGTCAGCACCCGTAATGTATTCGATAAAGCCCTGCACCTTAGCAGCTGCATCCCAGACTTGTGAAGGGAAATTCAAGTGTACCGTGCCTAGGGAGACCTCAGGATAGCGAATCATTGCATGTCCATATTCATTAACTGAGATAACAATGGATCTATTCGGACCAACACGGCACCAGAACTCGTACTTTACGCCTCGGTGGCTGTACCTTTGGTCGAACAGGCGAGATTGATTGGCCTCCAAATCGATGAGGTAGTCAATGTCTGAAGGAGATGAAGTCAAGCGCTCGAAGAGAGAGATTGGAGGCGGTATCAAGTCATTactagaaaaaaacaactGGTGGACCTCCCCGTAGCtcatctccttctctttgGTTGAAGCTGGCAGGCTGGGCATGAACATGAGACCAAATTGGATTTGAAAGCT
Protein-coding sequences here:
- a CDS encoding ER membrane protein complex subunit 3 translates to MAIQGAEQTILRDPALFYWILFPISIVMILTGIVRHYATVLMNTPPKSPSTLAESRERLALLRGVNLRNNACSVLDRESFEMRKTYMVTGFRNGAFLKDPNNRGQPPANPMTDPAGMEAMMGMLKGNMMMMIPQTLIMSWINAFFSGFVILKLPFPLTIRFKSMLQSGVMTRDLDVQWVSSLSWYFLNLMGLQSVFGFILGSDNSANQMAQQMGMANPAAMVNPLQPGQDPDKLYLSEAENLEVMEHFCILDGVEERILQNFAPAGI
- a CDS encoding FAS1 domain; translated protein: MEKILPGIVQPQKTAPDEDVNSKVSGGPIISDVLPKTKGINIFARLTRDFDPIASRLNDASKNLTVLAPRNSAIQALPRKPWENPEDYRKFGEINAYEGQDGQDRAKRNLQRFVEAHLIPASPWRVGEEVETLAGEKLKWTKEGDKIFIQPGNIEVDSIAEKVHNGEVWILNDVINYCRE
- a CDS encoding DNA repair/transcription protein, putative; amino-acid sequence: MDAVSRFDPMLRGFRHKKLADAISVLPPQSTRLALLIDSVGIMSALQTFMLVVDHDKEEAKRIAEGIAHDVETKKVTLIDTVQSLGEYINDEDPVLRGKAISYLTAIIQALSPKCLSRQQIQVLTTFFCDRIEDGGAIDGLQALQGLDRFNKFLATQVAQALFSNFQDLQSRSQTQRFHVYQLLNDLMSNHRGAMRDMGDISLLGVVDIMTGEKDPRNLMIVFSILKVVMVEWDISNHVETLFDSVYNYFPITFRPPPNDPYGITAQDLKGRLQECISSTRHFAPHAIPALLDKLDSTSPNVKKDALNTLIACIQSYDPNTVSKFSITIWEVLKFEIINAQEEFFSESSLKALQIIAKRLSEGVTEVSQELPLAKFLQPIIKECNEQLKEPQNKKAKPAQSILSCVSAASPVSFILVVQTVVPPIFTLYQEADGIVKQRALLETLNFLFEAATTVFGQWATRGGEAAVENPLLEFKDQFSDLYGQALMGAAKEEVSFRVTALKGFLLLSNLRHFFQENEIGLFVQYLDEIILKEESVGRNDLKKEAIAALAEISKHKPRLIVDITFPAFVATLPEEDEGSDALYLPTLETLAQISVERDIFETLFRRLFSKLSVLLQKEQPGSVAYPRAILTTLLYVMQQRNMEQDQSVDLYFDKVVIGLCRDVAASASGKAKNRILNDPTVLDTLGRLCNLLVRSVSIQKQEQVAENVYSLFSTAEEFAPIPFTQTVNADQERTIIISTYLLAGISKDCSNKIPHTNPDMSGLLLDLVHRSVSSTEPAIHQAYLRHLALLVNKFLSKQDVSIAEKLLDSLFQGQDTTSKSLNPATIRTILWLSKALILRLAPTITHIITSLLALVSSPDQQTSAIAAQGFSIILGEDDILSATNGATIRLLCRQRLFTTVIPLISSRIREVNIAGTDDSAATPKAPDHIKSAHLTALAGILSTIPTALVMPELPTLLPLLLQSLDLQTAGSVAVRTATLDTLAVIIRDNGVAVIDQCGHIQSLVTRLLKTTAINIGPGTVSSPRLRVDALKCLNLLATHQVPGAAANARPPPGISPLLPVKTQVLRSLRVVLDDPKRDVRKAAVDARAAWLRGVDDAPEDE